In Cryptococcus depauperatus CBS 7841 chromosome 4, complete sequence, a single window of DNA contains:
- a CDS encoding dihydrolipoyl dehydrogenase, whose protein sequence is MLCRQPISKHLRSVVGQLSPVSTSASVSRYIFQVSRGYASTSDPYDVVVIGGGPGGYVAAIKAAQLGFKTACVEKRGALGGTCLNVGCIPSKAMLNNSHIFHQTQHDLQKRGIDVSGVSLNLSQMLAAKDASVKALTGGIETYLFKKNGIDYIKGEGSFETANKINVKLLEGGETQLNTKNTIIATGSEVTPFPGLEIDEERIMVVIGGGVIGLELGSVWSRLGAQVTVVEYLGAVGAGMDSEVAKQFQKILQKQGLKFKLNTKVVSGQRENDIVKLKVDAAKGGKEETIEADVVLVAIGRRPVTTGLNLEAIGVETDNKGRIIIDDEFNTSAKSVKCIGDVTFGPMLAHKAEEEGIAAVEIIKHGHGHVNYDAIPSVVYTHPEVAWVGKNEEELKKAGVQYKIGKFPFSANSRAKTNQDSDGFVKFIVEKDTDQILGVHIIGPNAGEMIASATLAIEYKASAEDIARTCHAHPTLSEAFKEAALSSYDKTINY, encoded by the exons TCTAAACATCTTCGCTCTGTCGTTGGCCAACTGTCTCCTGTCTCCACATCAGCATCTGTCTCGCGATACATCTTTCAGGTTTCTCGAGGATATGCTTCCACTTCTGACCCGTATGACGTGGTCGTCATCGGCGGTGGGCCAGGTGGCTACGTTGCGGCCATCAAGGCCGCCCAACTTGGTTTCAAG ACTGCGTGCGTTGAGAAGAGGGGAGCCCTTGGTGGAACATGTCTGAACGTTGGTTGCATTCCTTCGAAAGCAAT GCTAAACAACTCGCACATCTTCCATCAGACGCAACATGACTTACAGAAGCGTGGCATTGATGTCTCAGGCGTCTCGCTCAACCTTTCTCAAATGCTTGCCGCCAAAGATGCTTCTGTAAAAGCGCTTACTGGCGGTATTGAGACTTACCTCTTCAAAAAAAATGGTATTGATTACATCAAAGGCGAGGGATCTTTTGAGACTGCAAACAAGATCAACGTCAAACTGTTGGAAGGTGGTGAAACACAATTGAATACAAAGAATACGATTATTGCCACTGGCAGTGAAGTCACCCCTTTCCCTGGATTGgaaattgatgaagagaggatC ATGGTTGTTATTGGTGGTGGTGTCATCGGCCTAGAGCTAGGTTCCGTCTGGTCCCGATTGGGCGCGCAAGTCACTGTTGTAGAGTACCTTGGGGCTGTTGGTGCTGGTATGGATAGCGAAGTTGC TAAACAATTCCAAAAAATCCTTCAGAAACAAGGTCTCAAATTCAAACTCAACACCAAAGTTGTCTCTGGTCAACGTGAAAATGACATAGTCAAGCTCAAGGTTGATGCCGCTAAGggaggcaaagaagagaccaTCGAAGCTGATGTGGTGCTTGTTGCCATCGGTCGACGACCAGTCACAACTGGACTCAACTTGGAGGCGATTGGTGTTGAGACCGACAATAAGGGAAGAATTATCATTGATGATGAATTCAACACAAGCGCCAAGAGCGTAAAATGTATCGGCGATGTCACATTTGGTCCAATGCTGGCTCacaaagctgaagaagaag GTATCGCAGCCGTTGAAATAATCAAGCATGGCCACGGCCACGTCAATTATGATGCCATTCCTTCCGTTGTTTACACCCACCCCGAGGTTGCCTGGGTCGGCAAAAACGAAGAAGAACTTAAAAAAGCAGGTGTACAGTACAAAATTGGAAAGTTTCCTTTCTCCGCCAATTCTAGGGCCAAAACCAATCAAGATTCCGA TGGCTTTGTGAAATTT ATTGTCGAAAAAGACACCGACCAAATCCTTGGCGTACACATCATTGGTCCTAATGCCGGTGAAATGATAGCATCTGCTACTCTTGCAATAGAGTATAAAGCATCAGCTGAAGATATTGCCCGAACATGCCACGCTCATCCTACTCTGTCGGAAG CGTTCAAAGAAGCAGCATTGAGTTCTTATGATAAGACAATCAACTACTAA